The DNA segment ATATTGATGGAGTATTCCCCAACACCCATAAGCCTCACTCGAACTGGATCTTCTTCGATGATTGGATGTTGTAGCAACAACCGGCGCAGATTAACGATCAGTACGCGTAATTGCTCAAGGGTGGTTTCAGAACGCAATCTCAACACATGATCCATGCGTCGCTTATCACGCCGCTCCAAGTTATCAATTTCCATGTTGGCAAATTCCGAGTTAGGAATGGTAATTAAAGAGCGCTCTAGCGTCCGGACTCGAGTCGAACGCAAACCAATACTCTCAATGGTTCCTAGTTTGTCTCCATAACGGCAAAACTCACCAATCTTTACGCCCCCGTCAGCATAGAGCGTTAATCCGTTGATTACGTTCTCCAATATAGGGCGAATGGCCAGTGCAACCGCTAAGCCACCCACACCCAAACCTGCCAATATTGGGGAGATTGAGAACCCCATAAATTCGATGACATAAATGCCAAGAATCGCGATCGTCAACCCGCCAAATATACGTGCTAATACGGTAATCAGTGACGAATCTACGTGCTTTCCATTGTGCTTTTTGAATACATAAATATCAGCGAAATAATTGAAAATGGCCATAATAAGCCATGAGACGAAGAAGAACTGAGCCAGTAGGAAGAAGGTGGTGAACAGCTGATAAACACCACCTGTAATCCATATCCCATCATCAATCACCCATCTTGCTAAAAACAGCAAATTCACCACGCCCACCAGCGACAACAGTCGACCTGCCCGCCATTTCAAGCCTTTTCCTTCCCAGCGACGATTCCAGCGTTCACCAAGCAAAAAGCTAATTCTTATCATTATCTTACATAGTGACAAAACGCCAGTGAGTGCAAGCCATTGCCATAAAGGAAGCGGCCCATAACGTTGATTAAAAGATGAAGGTAAAGAAAGAACAAATTGCTTAGAGAACATAGGTCCGGGGCTAATCAGAAATTCCTGATAATAGTCTGGACGTGCTTTGGCATAGTACGGAAGGACTGACATCGTTCTATACCACCGAGAAAGGCTTTGAATGGTGTTAGAACTAAATAGGAACTGATCGGTTCGATCGCCTAGAGTTTGGCGAGACAATACGATCTCAGTATTGCCTAAACGCCAGTGATCAATATCTTCTCCCCTTATTTGCTCGACATTTGGCACTAGCTGATGAGTACCTTGATCAATTCGATCCAACAACTCACGAAGAAGAATTATTTTCTCCATCACGACAACTGTTCGGCTTCGATTCGGAACCATAGACAAATCCATGGTTCTGATCACTTGTGAATAAGCATGCTGCGCTTCTTTAAGATGCAGTGTTTCATTTTTCCAATGCTCGATAACCACACTCGAATCTCTGATGAAGCTCGAAAGAGTATGTTTGGGGCTCGACGTGTCGGCGAGCTCCAAAGCAATACTTTGCATGGCTAGCGCATTAGGTATGGTTAGACATAAGGGTATGGTTAGAAAAACGGCTACTAACATCGAATAAAAACGTCTTATCACAACGATCTCCCGTCATCACTTTGTTCCAATGAAAACATAGGGGCTAGCGAATAAGAATGATCCATGACAGATTGATGTTGAGAGTAATGATAATTAGCTTGTAGTAACGTAGATATACATTTTAAAAGTGAAGTGAATAACGTTGTCATTATATCCTCCAAATAAAAATCCACATCCATGTGATTCAATATTAGCTTGCTGAAATAGACTAGTTGATATGTTTATTAAAGAACTGGCCTAACTCATTAATAGCATCTTCAGACTCTGGCATGTCGATTAAGATACCACTCATATAATCACCATGAGATTGGCCATCATATATATGCAGGTCAGTTTCTACGTCTGCACTGCGTAATAATCGATGCATACGAACCGTATCACTTAACAAGAGATCTCGAGTACCTGAAATGAATATCGTTGGTGGGAATTCATCAATATCAGCGTATATTGGTGAAATAAGAGGATTATCAAGCGCTTCTCCACCAGCATAGACATCGAAAGTGCCCTCAATCAGCCCTTCTCGCTGACCTAGAGGGTCTAAGCCTTGCATCGTTAACCATGAATCCGATGTCTCTTTAAGGTCGACGGAAGGGGTCCCAACAAACAATGCGCCAGGTGCCGGAAGATCGAGCTCTTGCAGTTTAAGTGTCGTTGCTAACGTTAAGTTACCGCCT comes from the Vibrio splendidus genome and includes:
- a CDS encoding mechanosensitive ion channel family protein; its protein translation is MQSIALELADTSSPKHTLSSFIRDSSVVIEHWKNETLHLKEAQHAYSQVIRTMDLSMVPNRSRTVVVMEKIILLRELLDRIDQGTHQLVPNVEQIRGEDIDHWRLGNTEIVLSRQTLGDRTDQFLFSSNTIQSLSRWYRTMSVLPYYAKARPDYYQEFLISPGPMFSKQFVLSLPSSFNQRYGPLPLWQWLALTGVLSLCKIMIRISFLLGERWNRRWEGKGLKWRAGRLLSLVGVVNLLFLARWVIDDGIWITGGVYQLFTTFFLLAQFFFVSWLIMAIFNYFADIYVFKKHNGKHVDSSLITVLARIFGGLTIAILGIYVIEFMGFSISPILAGLGVGGLAVALAIRPILENVINGLTLYADGGVKIGEFCRYGDKLGTIESIGLRSTRVRTLERSLITIPNSEFANMEIDNLERRDKRRMDHVLRLRSETTLEQLRVLIVNLRRLLLQHPIIEEDPVRVRLMGVGEYSININLMAYISCRDHEEFMAVQEDILFSVLTQVESIGAKIAHSTQYQLVDVNANDNEEQKRKAEQVVAQWHEEQAFPFPDFSFEYKYEIKNTIMYPAATSAVRPPSA